The genome window AAATCAGGAGAACTGCAAAAATCGCTGCAAGAACTTTGCCAAAAGCTCCCTTGAATGCTGCACGGATATAGTATACCGGTCCACCGGTAACGGTTCCGTCATCACTGACCTGTTTATATTTCTGTGCCAGACAAGCCTCGGCGAAGATGGTTCCCATTCCAAGGAATGCACTAATCCACATCCAGAAGATTGCTCCCGGGCCGCCTACTGCGATTGCAGATGCCGCACCAGCGATATTACCGGTACCGACCTGCGCTGCAATAGCGGTCGCAAGCGCCTGGAATGAAGACATTCCATCATTGCCTGCCTCACCTTTCTTTTTGAAGATGCCGCCAAAGGTTCTTCTCATACCTTCGCCGAATCCTCTTACCTGGATAAATCCCAGCATAATGCTGAAGAAAAGTCCTGCGCCTACAAGCGCAACCAGAAGGACGGAGCTGGTCAATACGTCATTGACCTTCAGTACGATACTGTTGAAGATTTCATACATAAAGATACCCTCCTTTTCTAATAGAATTTTTTAATAAGTACTACTCTCATATTCATAATAACTTATTTATGCAATTTATTCAATCTATTAATTTCAATTATATCTTTTTTGTGCATTATGTCTATTTTCTGTTTTCTCTTTTCCGAAAAAAAACGAAAAGCCCTTGATTTATTGGGCTTTTCGTTTGCTAAATATTTTTCATTTTCAGCGTTTTGTCTAAAATTTCACATACAGTAAAATTCTATATATAGATATCGTTCGCCACTGCCTCCTGCAAAATATAGGAGACTAACGCGCCGCATCGTCTCTTCTATACATTAATTTCCGCTTTCACACCTAACAATTCCTTATTTTTCTCCAAAATCGGCTGGATCTCTTTTGTCAGGAACGCTTCCACCTGCTCTTTCGATCTTCCCACATAACGGGATGGTTCCATCGTCTTTTTCAGATCCTCCAGGCTAAGTCCGAACGCCTCATCTGCTGCGATCAGCTCCAGAAGGTTATTGTCAAGGCCCTTTTCCTTCACGTTACGTCCTGCTTCCATGGAAAGCTCACGAATGCGCTCGTGCAGTTCCTGACGGTCTCCGCCGGCTTTTACGGCATCCATCATGATATTCTCTGTAGCCATGAACGGCAGCTCAGACATCAGACGTTTTTCGATCACCTTCGGATATACCACAAGGCCGTCCACCACGTTCAGACAGAGATCCAGGATTCCGTCAATGGCAAGGAAGCCTTCCGGAACACTCAGTCTCTTATTTGCAGAATCATCCAGAGTTCTCTCGAACCACTGTGTCGCAGATGTGATCGCCGGATTCAGTGCGTCGATCATCACATAGCGGGACAGGGAAGCGATTCTCTCACTTCTCATCGGATTCCGTTTGTAAGCCATCGCGGAGGAACCAATCTGGGTCTTCTCAAAAGGCTCTTCCACTTCTTTTAAATGCTGCAGAAGACGGATATCATTGGAAAACTTATGCGCACTTGCCGCAATACCCGCCAGCACGTTCAGAACACGGGTATCCACCTTACGCGAATAGGTCTGCCCGGACACCGGATAGCAAGCCTCAAATCCCATCTTCCTTGCGATCATCGGGTCAATCTGGTCGATTTTTTCCTGATCTCCCTCAAACAGTTCCAGGAAGCTCGCCTGTGTTCCGGTCGTTCCCTTGGATCCGAGAAGCTTCAGGCTTCCCAGTACATACTCCAGGTCTGCCAGATCCATTGCGAATTCCTGCATCCAGAGTGTAGCTCTCTTGCCTACCGTCGTCGGCTGTGCCGGCTGAAAATGTGTAAACGCCAGAGTCGGCTGTGCTTTATAGGTATCCGCGAACCGGGAAAGCTCATCCAGCACGTTCACCAGTTTCTTCTTTACCAGCTTCAGCGCCTCAGCCATGATGATCATATCGGTATTATCTCCCACATAGCAGGAGGTCGCGCCCAGATGGATGATTCCCTTCGCCTTCGGGCACTGCTGGCCATATGCATATACGTGGGACATTACATCATGACGAACGATTTTTTCACGTTCCCTTGCCACCTCGTAGTTGATATCCTCTGCATGCTCCCTAAGCTCTGCAATCTGTTCCTCCGTGATTGGAAGCCCCAGCTCCTTCTCCGTCTCAGCAAGTGCGATCCAGAGCTTTCTCCAGGTCCTGAACTTCATATCCGGCGAAAAAATGTACTGCATCTCCTTGCTTGCATACCGCTCTGAGAGCGGGCTTTGGTATCTGTCGTTACTCATGATCTCTTTTCCTTTCTTTTCTATATTATCTATATTATGATATACGGATCACTTTGCACTTCGTGCTCCCGTATCCTAAAACACCTTAAATCCGTTCATTTTATGCGAATAATGGCGGCTTTTCGGTGTTCTGTGTATCACACTACTCAAACGCATGAGAAATATCATGGTCCGGCACCTTCATCGGGTAGCTGCCCGTAAAGCAGGCGTCACAATATCCCAGGTCTCCGACCATATCCTTCAGCCTGTCGATTTCCATATAGCCAAGGGAGTCCGCACCGATCATTTCCCGTATCTGCTCCGGCGTGTGGGAATGCGCGATCAACTGCTCGTTGGACGGCACATCGGTCCCAAAATAGCACGGATATAAGAACGGCGGAGAGCTGATCCTTACATGGACTTCCTTCGCACCCGCCTTTTTCAGCATCTTAATGATATTCGCGCAGGTAGTTCCGCGCACGATCGAATCATCCACCATCACGATCCGCTTTCCGCGCACGACCTCCTCAATCACGTTGAGTTTGATCTTTACACTGGACTCACGCTGACTTTGTTTTGGCTTGATAAAAGTCCTTCCCACATAACTGTTCTTGTGAAAGGCCATGCCATAAGGGATTCCCGATTCCTCGGAGTACCCTTTTGCCGCCACAAGTCCCGAATCCGGCACGCCGACCACCAGGTCCGCCTCCACCGGATAAGATTTAGCAAGCGCTTTTCCTGCAATAATACGGGAATGATATACATTCACTCCGTCAAGCGTGCTGTCTGTGCGGGCAAAATAAATATACTCAAAGATACATCTGGACTGTCTCTCGGGCGCGATAGCCATCTCTTTATTTGAACTTACACCATGTTTGGAAAACGTAACGATCTCTCCTGGTTCCACATCACGGATAAAGTCTGCGCCTACCGCCGCAAGCGCGCAGCTCTCAGAAGCCAGGAACCAGGTATTCTCCCGCTTCCCGATGCAAAGCGGTTTCAGACCGAAGGGATCTCTCGCCCCGATCATCTTCCTGGGACTTGATACCACCAGCGCATAAGCGCCTTCAATCTTCTTCATCGCTTTTTTCACCGCTTCCTCCGCCGTGCGCGAATTCAGCCGTTCCCGCGCGATGTGATAGGCGATTACTTCCGAATCGATCGTCGTCTGGAAAATAGCTCCTGTATACTCCAGCTCATGCCGAAGTTCCACGGCGTTGGTCAGATTCCCGTTGTGTGCGATTGCCAGAGTTCCTTTTACATAATTAATGACCAGTGGCTGCGCATTTTCCGCCCGGCTTCCTCCAGCAGTCGAATACCTTACATGTCCGATTCCCAGATTGCCGGTAAGCGCCTCGAGCCCTTCCTCGTCAAACACCTCGTTCACAAGTCCCAGCCCTTTCTTGAACCGCACCTTGCGCTGGCCATAGGTATCCGTCACTGCGATTCCACAGTTTTCCTGTCCCCGGTGCTGAAGTGCGAATAGTCCGTAATATATGGAGGGTGCCACATCACCGCCGTCCATATCATACGCACCGAACACACCACATTCTTCGCCCATTCCTGTAATTACTCTTTCAAATTCACTCATAAGTCTGCCTTTCCGCTGCTGCACTTTGAAAACGCCGCTGCATTTTCCATTATCATCCTGTCATCCTATGCTTCCAGTTACGCTCTTCGATACTCTTTCTTCCACTCCTCCCAAAGTCTTTCTGACGGTTCAAAGGAAATATCTTCCTTCACCTTTTTGATCTTTTCCGCCAGTTTATTATCTACATCTAAAAAGATATCATTTTGCGTAATCATCTTCTGATATTCATCTACCGGAAGGTACCGGTAACACGCATAGAGATATCCTTCCAGCATCCGGTTATCCTCACAGATCTTATAAGCCTTCTCGTACATACGAGCGGCCTCCTCATAGAGGAAGGCTCGTCCATAGGCCCCCGCAAGGCAGGCGTACACCCGCCCGTAGAACCTTTTGTCCACCGAGTCATCGCGCTCTCCATTCACAATCGACATATAGACCAGGATCGCCGATTCCAGTTCTCCGCTCTCCATGAGCGTATCTGCCTTAAATTTCTGACGTTCTACTTCTTTTTGATTCTTCAGTTTTTCCAGTACATTCTGGATATGTGCAAGCTCTCCCTGGGTATAGATCCTCGCATCCTCCAGCACAGTCAGCACAAATTTCTCCACTGAACCGTGATTCTTGATCAGCTCCAGAAGCTCCTCCGAAAGTGCAGTAAGCTCCAGTTCCCCGCTAAGCCAGCGGCAGAGCTGCTCATTCATGATCGTATAGTCGATCAAATACAGATTATTACACAGGTAATAGCACAACTCTTCAATGGTATAGATCCGTTTATGGATTCTGGAAATCTCATAAGGGTGTTTCGCCCGTTTTCTATGACAAAGAACTAAACTGCCCATTGCTGCCTCCTAATTCTATCACCTTCTCCACCGAAAATCCTGTCGGCGGGAAAAATTCACCAAACCCGATATCTTCAAACAATATGTGACAAGTCCTCTCGTCCGTGAACATGGTGCGGATCCGGATCCGAAGCGCATAATTCTTCCGCTCGGGAAGTCCCGCAAAGGACACGGTCTCCACCCGAAGCTTTCCGGTCACAAGAGATTCTATATGAATCTCCACATCTCCCGTATCTTCCATCAGGACCTCACACTGCTTGTCCGCCTCATACCAGTGCGATCCCCACGCGACAAGCGGATACCAGTTCTCTTCCCCGTGTATCCTCATTTTCAGACAGATCTGCTCCGTCATCTTCGTCGCGTCCAGATAGATTGGAGCGTCCATCTGGTCCTCCTCCATTCTCCGCATGGCAGTATAACAAGCTCCCTTGCTGTACAGATTATTTCCCATAAAAGCACGCCGCCCGTTGCAGAGCACACGAAGAGAATTGGGATACCAGTTATTTTCAAAGCCGTCTCCGGTAAGGAATACCGAAGAGACCAGTTTTTTGTCGAACACACTCTGAATAAAGCATTTGAAATGCTCATCTGCGGCCTTCGCCTTATCCACATTCAGCACCGGATAAACGCTTTCCAGTTCCTCCATCTGCGCTTCCGCCACCTTATCCACAGTGACGAAGCTCTCTTTTCCTTTTCGATAGCCTGTCTTAAGCTCTCTGAGCATGAAAGCGCGAATCACATCTTCATCACAATAGAACAATGCCGCCTCATAC of Roseburia hominis contains these proteins:
- a CDS encoding DUF5716 family protein — encoded protein: MSHGSIIGYDINAKLCQISYYSEESQEPETLETGVDNYQIPLALAYYKDIWTYGKSAERMATVRGCVLVENIWNRALKKECLKIEGNEFEAVHLLAEFIHQTLLTFKKIDSITFTVPEMSEDIRYLLKGIGQKLGIPREAIYVQDYKESFCHYMFNQPKELWQYEAALFYCDEDVIRAFMLRELKTGYRKGKESFVTVDKVAEAQMEELESVYPVLNVDKAKAADEHFKCFIQSVFDKKLVSSVFLTGDGFENNWYPNSLRVLCNGRRAFMGNNLYSKGACYTAMRRMEEDQMDAPIYLDATKMTEQICLKMRIHGEENWYPLVAWGSHWYEADKQCEVLMEDTGDVEIHIESLVTGKLRVETVSFAGLPERKNYALRIRIRTMFTDERTCHILFEDIGFGEFFPPTGFSVEKVIELGGSNGQFSSLS
- the purB gene encoding adenylosuccinate lyase; the protein is MSNDRYQSPLSERYASKEMQYIFSPDMKFRTWRKLWIALAETEKELGLPITEEQIAELREHAEDINYEVAREREKIVRHDVMSHVYAYGQQCPKAKGIIHLGATSCYVGDNTDMIIMAEALKLVKKKLVNVLDELSRFADTYKAQPTLAFTHFQPAQPTTVGKRATLWMQEFAMDLADLEYVLGSLKLLGSKGTTGTQASFLELFEGDQEKIDQIDPMIARKMGFEACYPVSGQTYSRKVDTRVLNVLAGIAASAHKFSNDIRLLQHLKEVEEPFEKTQIGSSAMAYKRNPMRSERIASLSRYVMIDALNPAITSATQWFERTLDDSANKRLSVPEGFLAIDGILDLCLNVVDGLVVYPKVIEKRLMSELPFMATENIMMDAVKAGGDRQELHERIRELSMEAGRNVKEKGLDNNLLELIAADEAFGLSLEDLKKTMEPSRYVGRSKEQVEAFLTKEIQPILEKNKELLGVKAEINV
- the purF gene encoding amidophosphoribosyltransferase, whose protein sequence is MSEFERVITGMGEECGVFGAYDMDGGDVAPSIYYGLFALQHRGQENCGIAVTDTYGQRKVRFKKGLGLVNEVFDEEGLEALTGNLGIGHVRYSTAGGSRAENAQPLVINYVKGTLAIAHNGNLTNAVELRHELEYTGAIFQTTIDSEVIAYHIARERLNSRTAEEAVKKAMKKIEGAYALVVSSPRKMIGARDPFGLKPLCIGKRENTWFLASESCALAAVGADFIRDVEPGEIVTFSKHGVSSNKEMAIAPERQSRCIFEYIYFARTDSTLDGVNVYHSRIIAGKALAKSYPVEADLVVGVPDSGLVAAKGYSEESGIPYGMAFHKNSYVGRTFIKPKQSQRESSVKIKLNVIEEVVRGKRIVMVDDSIVRGTTCANIIKMLKKAGAKEVHVRISSPPFLYPCYFGTDVPSNEQLIAHSHTPEQIREMIGADSLGYMEIDRLKDMVGDLGYCDACFTGSYPMKVPDHDISHAFE